A part of Penaeus chinensis breed Huanghai No. 1 chromosome 6, ASM1920278v2, whole genome shotgun sequence genomic DNA contains:
- the LOC125026431 gene encoding thioredoxin-dependent peroxide reductase, mitochondrial-like, translated as MAGILKNFAVNAFRSTVTARAFQRHLSTTTRSLAAAVTQPAPGFKGQAVVNGQFKEISLEDYKGKYVVLFFYPLDFTFVCPTELIAFSEKAGAFKELNCEVIGVSTDSHFSHLAWNNMPRKQGGLGGLKYPLLADFNKTISRDYGVLLEDAGIALRGLFLIDPEGVLKHMSVNDLPVGRSVEETLRLLKAFQFVAEHGEVCPANWQPESPTIKPDPEASLEYFEKVN; from the exons GCTTTTCGCAGCACTGTCACAGCAAGGGCCTTCCAGCGCCACCTGTCCACCACCACACGATCTCTTGCAGCTGCTGTCACTCAGCCTGCTCCAGGTTTTAAGGGTCAGGCCGTTGTCAATGGACAGTTTAAGGAAATCTCTCTTGAGGACTACAAAGGCAAATATGTTGTGCTCTTCTTCTATCCTCTAGACTT CACATTTGTTTGCCCTACTGAACTGATTGCCTTCAGTGAGAAAGCTGGAGCCTTCAAGGAACTTAATTGTGAGGTTATTGGTGTGTCAACCGACTCTCATTTCTCACACTTAGCATGGAATAACATGCCACGAAAg cAAGGAGGCCTGGGTGGCTTGAAATACCCCTTGCTTGCTGATTTCAACAAGACCATCTCTAGAGACTATGGTGTTCTTCTTGAGGATGCAGGTATTGCTCTCCGTGGCCTCTTCTTGATCGATCCCGAGGGTGTCTTGAAGCACATGAGTGTCAATGATTTGCCAGTTGGAAGGTCCGTAGAAGAAACCTTGAGATTGCTAAAGGCCTTCCAGTTTGTGGCTGAGCATGGAGAAG tATGCCCAGCCAACTGGCAGCCAGAGAGCCCAACCATCAAGCCTGACCCAGAAGCCTCTCTTGAATATTTTGAAAAGGTCAACTAA